A part of Paenibacillus sp. 481 genomic DNA contains:
- the tsf gene encoding translation elongation factor Ts yields the protein MAVNASAVKELREKTGAGMLDCKKALEATDGNIEKAIEFLREKGLAAAANKAGRIATEGVCESYIHAGGRIGVLVEINCETDFVGKTEQFKEFARDVAMHIAASAPRFVSRDEVSAEEIEKEKEILKAQALNEGKPEKIVEKMVEGRISKYYEEFCLLEQSFIKDPDKTIETLLKEKIATIGENISIRRFVRFELGEGLEKKVDNFVEEVMAQANL from the coding sequence ATGGCAGTTAATGCGAGTGCTGTAAAAGAGTTGCGCGAAAAAACAGGCGCAGGTATGCTTGATTGCAAAAAGGCATTGGAAGCAACAGACGGTAACATCGAAAAGGCGATCGAATTCTTGCGTGAAAAAGGCCTTGCAGCAGCAGCTAACAAAGCTGGCCGCATCGCTACAGAAGGTGTATGCGAATCTTACATCCACGCTGGCGGACGTATCGGCGTATTGGTAGAAATCAACTGCGAAACAGACTTCGTAGGTAAAACAGAGCAATTTAAAGAGTTCGCACGCGACGTTGCTATGCACATCGCTGCATCCGCTCCTAGATTCGTAAGCCGTGATGAAGTATCTGCGGAAGAGATCGAAAAAGAAAAAGAAATTTTGAAGGCTCAAGCTTTGAACGAAGGCAAGCCTGAGAAAATCGTTGAAAAAATGGTTGAAGGTCGCATCAGCAAGTACTACGAAGAGTTCTGCTTGTTGGAGCAATCATTCATTAAAGATCCAGACAAAACGATCGAAACATTGTTGAAAGAAAAAATCGCTACAATTGGCGAAAACATCTCAATCCGTCGTTTCGTTCGTTTCGAATTGGGCGAAGGCTTGGAGAAAAAAGTAGATAACTTTGTTGAAGAGGTAATGGCACAAGCAAACTTGTAA
- the rseP gene encoding RIP metalloprotease RseP, with amino-acid sequence MEMVQVVFLTVLVFFVLVTIHEWGHYYFAKRAGILVREFAIGFGPKVFSHKRDETRFTLRLLPLGGFVRMAGEDPEIVEVQPGQTVALRLDGNKVTKLFLDQLDLRKNVVRGEVEHIDLEHTLKVRLQVEGEVVTYDIHPKAMMVLKGQDIQIAPFERQFGSKTVAQRALSIFAGPLMNFILAFVLFIAYILQMGVPVENPTHVRLADVSDDKPAARAGLLKGDLVEQINGIPIGADINKLVTLISESEGKEMTWVVLRGQERLEVKLTPEHIKGHQGGKVGITPSTPMRSASFTETFKFAGKAMVNTTERIFEGFRMLIFGQFTLDDLGGPVRTFELTGQIASKGIEQLTYWAAILSLYLGIFNLLPIPALDGSRLVFLGIEALRGRPVDPNRESTVHFIGFAMIMLLMLVVTYNDILRLVKG; translated from the coding sequence GTGGAAATGGTGCAAGTTGTATTTTTAACCGTACTCGTCTTTTTCGTGCTCGTAACCATTCATGAATGGGGACATTATTATTTTGCTAAGCGGGCAGGTATATTAGTACGAGAGTTCGCGATCGGTTTTGGCCCGAAAGTCTTTTCGCACAAACGTGACGAAACCCGGTTTACACTTCGTTTGCTTCCGCTTGGTGGATTTGTGCGCATGGCGGGGGAAGACCCTGAAATTGTTGAGGTTCAACCTGGACAAACTGTAGCACTTCGCCTTGATGGGAACAAGGTAACGAAGCTGTTTTTAGACCAACTGGATTTGCGGAAAAATGTAGTGCGCGGCGAAGTCGAACATATCGACTTGGAGCATACGCTTAAAGTGAGGCTTCAAGTAGAAGGTGAAGTCGTTACATACGATATTCACCCGAAAGCGATGATGGTATTAAAAGGTCAAGACATTCAAATTGCGCCTTTTGAGCGTCAATTTGGCAGCAAAACGGTAGCACAGCGTGCGCTTTCTATATTTGCTGGCCCGCTAATGAACTTTATATTAGCGTTCGTGCTATTTATTGCTTACATTTTACAAATGGGTGTGCCTGTAGAAAATCCTACACATGTACGATTAGCTGACGTGTCAGACGATAAGCCAGCGGCAAGGGCTGGTTTGCTTAAGGGAGATCTCGTCGAGCAAATTAATGGCATACCAATCGGTGCAGACATAAATAAACTCGTCACGCTTATTTCCGAATCAGAAGGAAAAGAAATGACTTGGGTCGTGTTGCGTGGTCAAGAGCGACTCGAAGTGAAGCTGACGCCAGAGCATATTAAAGGTCATCAGGGTGGTAAAGTTGGTATTACACCGTCTACTCCGATGCGATCTGCTTCATTTACGGAAACGTTTAAATTTGCTGGCAAAGCAATGGTCAACACAACGGAACGTATTTTTGAAGGTTTCCGGATGCTCATTTTCGGACAGTTTACTTTAGATGATCTTGGCGGACCGGTTCGAACATTCGAGCTTACAGGGCAAATAGCGAGCAAAGGCATTGAGCAATTGACGTATTGGGCTGCTATTTTGAGCTTATACTTAGGTATTTTCAACTTATTACCAATTCCTGCGTTGGACGGTAGCCGACTCGTATTTTTAGGCATTGAAGCATTACGAGGTAGGCCTGTTGATCCGAATCGGGAAAGTACCGTGCATTTTATCGGTTTTGCGATGATTATGCTCCTTATGTTGGTAGTAACATACAATGATATATTGCGTTTAGTTAAAGGTTAG
- the proS gene encoding proline--tRNA ligase, with protein sequence MSKEKQFVTEITPQQEDFSRWYIDVIKKAELMDYSPVRGCIVFRPDGYEIWEHIKEELDRRLKETGHRNAYFPMFIPESFFQKEKEHVEGFNPELPWVTEAGGEKLEERLAIRPTSETMIGHMYSKWIQSYRDLPVLINQWANVVRWEKRTLPFLRTSEFMWQEGHTAHETEVEARQETMQMLDVYREFVENVLAMPVIVGQKTPSEKFAGAVDTFSIEAMMKDGRAVQAGTSHYLGTNFAVAFEIKYLNRENTQEFVHTTSWGVSTRLIGSLIMVHGDDRGLVLPPKVAPTQVAMIPIGPAKLRDQVIARADELFAELKRAGVRVRMDDRADVSPGWKFNEYEMRGVPVRLEIGPRDMENGVVVLVSRVTGEKRIVEQANLVAEVEKMLQDVHNEMFERAKQFRDQHFYSVDTLDEMKAQMDEKRGFTLAGWCGSNACEKHVKDETGATSRNIPFEPQVEKTSCLVCGEQAKHTVVFARAY encoded by the coding sequence ATGTCTAAGGAGAAACAATTCGTTACGGAAATTACGCCTCAACAAGAGGATTTTTCAAGATGGTATATCGACGTTATCAAAAAAGCGGAATTGATGGATTATTCACCAGTACGTGGATGTATCGTATTCCGTCCAGATGGATATGAAATTTGGGAGCATATTAAAGAAGAGCTGGATCGTCGTCTTAAAGAAACGGGCCACCGCAACGCTTATTTCCCAATGTTCATTCCAGAGAGCTTCTTTCAAAAAGAAAAGGAGCACGTTGAAGGCTTTAATCCCGAGTTGCCTTGGGTAACAGAAGCAGGCGGAGAAAAGCTTGAAGAAAGATTAGCTATCCGTCCTACGTCCGAAACGATGATCGGCCATATGTATTCCAAATGGATTCAATCGTATCGTGATTTGCCAGTCCTCATTAACCAATGGGCAAACGTTGTTCGTTGGGAAAAGCGGACGCTTCCATTTTTACGTACAAGCGAGTTCATGTGGCAAGAAGGCCATACAGCTCATGAAACTGAAGTAGAAGCACGTCAAGAGACGATGCAAATGTTGGACGTGTATCGTGAATTTGTGGAAAATGTATTGGCTATGCCGGTAATCGTCGGTCAGAAGACACCTTCTGAAAAGTTTGCTGGTGCTGTTGATACGTTCTCCATCGAAGCCATGATGAAGGACGGACGCGCAGTTCAAGCGGGTACGTCGCACTACTTAGGTACCAACTTTGCTGTAGCGTTTGAGATCAAATATTTGAATCGTGAAAATACACAAGAATTCGTGCACACTACTTCTTGGGGTGTGAGCACACGCCTTATCGGATCGTTGATTATGGTGCACGGCGACGATCGTGGCCTCGTGTTGCCACCTAAAGTTGCGCCAACGCAAGTGGCAATGATTCCGATCGGCCCAGCGAAGCTGCGTGATCAAGTTATTGCTCGTGCGGATGAGTTGTTTGCAGAGTTGAAACGCGCTGGTGTTCGTGTTCGTATGGACGATCGTGCTGACGTTAGCCCGGGTTGGAAGTTCAACGAATACGAAATGCGCGGTGTACCGGTTCGTCTTGAAATCGGACCACGTGATATGGAGAACGGTGTAGTTGTACTCGTTTCCCGTGTAACAGGTGAAAAGCGTATTGTAGAACAAGCTAACCTTGTAGCTGAAGTTGAAAAAATGTTGCAAGATGTGCATAACGAAATGTTTGAGCGTGCGAAGCAATTCCGTGATCAGCATTTCTATTCGGTAGACACGTTAGACGAGATGAAAGCGCAAATGGATGAGAAGCGCGGATTTACACTTGCAGGCTGGTGTGGTTCGAACGCATGCGAAAAGCATGTTAAGGACGAGACTGGTGCGACAAGCCGTAATATTCCATTTGAGCCTCAAGTTGAAAAGACAAGCTGCCTCGTCTGCGGCGAGCAAGCGAAGCACACGGTTGTATTTGCACGTGCGTACTAA
- the frr gene encoding ribosome recycling factor, which translates to MPQAIKKNAEERMEKAIGSLKRDLSTLRAGRATPALLDRVQAEYYGALTPINQLANINTPDSRTLMIQPWDKSSLADIERAILKSDLGLTPQNDGTMIRLTIPALTEERRQELVKQTKKFGEESKVAIRNVRRDANDDVKKLEKTTISEDESRRHQEDIQKSTDKFIAEVDKVLAAKEKEILEV; encoded by the coding sequence ATGCCACAAGCAATTAAGAAAAATGCAGAAGAGCGCATGGAGAAAGCGATCGGATCGCTAAAACGTGACTTGTCGACACTTCGTGCAGGACGTGCAACACCAGCTTTGCTCGATCGCGTGCAAGCTGAGTACTACGGCGCATTAACGCCAATCAATCAGTTGGCGAACATTAATACACCTGACTCCCGTACACTAATGATCCAGCCATGGGACAAATCTTCCTTGGCAGATATTGAGCGTGCGATTTTGAAGTCAGACCTTGGCTTAACGCCACAAAACGACGGTACAATGATTCGCCTTACAATTCCAGCGTTGACAGAAGAGCGTCGTCAAGAGCTCGTTAAGCAAACGAAGAAGTTCGGCGAAGAGAGCAAGGTTGCAATTCGTAACGTTCGTCGTGATGCAAATGATGACGTTAAGAAATTGGAAAAAACAACAATTTCCGAAGATGAGTCACGTCGCCATCAAGAAGATATTCAAAAGTCGACGGATAAATTTATCGCTGAAGTGGATAAAGTATTGGCAGCGAAGGAAAAAGAAATTTTGGAAGTTTAA
- a CDS encoding phosphatidate cytidylyltransferase, with the protein MKQRIITGLIAGSLFAALCIIGSVPYQLLLLAMACIGYFEYARMHHDKRFDTSTIIGYIAVFGLVIPWSHWGISWPISVESIMWLAMFALLCMTVLTKNKVPIQTVALLWIGAFYIGIGFKYMMLTRTGMGADGLFWTLMLFSSIWASDIGAYFIGRAIGKHKLWPAISPNKTIEGAVGGVIASVLSAVIFALVRPDVLSMVTAVGIGLAAAGAGQMGDLIQSAFKRVRGVKDSGALFPGHGGILDRVDSWIIVFPLVHILGLLAT; encoded by the coding sequence ATGAAACAACGCATCATTACGGGCCTAATTGCTGGTTCACTATTTGCTGCGCTATGCATAATTGGCAGTGTACCGTATCAGCTGTTGCTGCTTGCGATGGCATGTATCGGATATTTTGAATATGCCCGTATGCATCATGACAAACGATTTGATACATCCACGATTATCGGCTATATCGCCGTTTTTGGACTGGTTATACCATGGTCCCATTGGGGGATATCATGGCCAATATCGGTGGAGTCTATCATGTGGTTAGCCATGTTTGCGTTGCTGTGCATGACTGTCCTTACAAAGAACAAAGTGCCGATTCAAACGGTAGCTCTGCTATGGATAGGTGCTTTTTATATCGGGATCGGCTTTAAATATATGATGTTAACTCGCACTGGAATGGGAGCCGATGGATTGTTCTGGACACTTATGCTGTTTTCAAGCATCTGGGCATCTGATATCGGCGCTTATTTTATAGGACGAGCTATTGGCAAGCATAAACTATGGCCAGCCATAAGCCCTAATAAAACGATTGAAGGTGCAGTCGGAGGAGTAATTGCGTCAGTTCTTAGTGCTGTTATATTTGCACTTGTTCGTCCCGACGTATTATCGATGGTAACAGCAGTTGGCATCGGCTTGGCCGCAGCCGGAGCAGGTCAAATGGGCGATCTCATTCAATCTGCCTTTAAGCGTGTACGTGGCGTCAAAGATTCAGGAGCACTATTTCCAGGTCATGGTGGGATACTTGACCGCGTCGATAGCTGGATCATTGTGTTTCCGCTCGTCCACATATTAGGTTTGCTTGCAACATAG
- a CDS encoding isoprenyl transferase gives MIKRFQAWLQQKEQSSKPQELTRDNVPEHVAIIMDGNGRWAKHRGLPRVAGHHNGMKAVKRVTIAANDMGIKVLTMYVFSTENWKRPKDEVDFLMKLPQEFLAIELDELIEKNVQVRMMGYREDLPEHTLRALEEAERKTKHNTGLILNFALNYGSQREIVESVRHIAREVEAGRLNVDDIEEATIHSHLLSNGLPDPDLLIRTSGELRLSNFMLWQLAYSELWFTDIYWPDFNEQHLREAVIEYQRRSRRYGGLQ, from the coding sequence ATGATTAAGCGATTCCAAGCGTGGCTGCAGCAAAAGGAACAGAGCAGCAAACCGCAGGAACTGACGCGCGACAACGTTCCAGAACATGTAGCAATTATAATGGACGGCAACGGACGTTGGGCAAAACATCGTGGCTTGCCGCGCGTAGCTGGGCATCATAACGGAATGAAGGCCGTTAAACGGGTAACAATTGCCGCCAATGATATGGGCATTAAGGTGCTCACCATGTATGTTTTCTCAACTGAAAATTGGAAGCGTCCCAAAGATGAAGTCGATTTTCTAATGAAGCTCCCACAGGAGTTTCTTGCAATTGAATTGGATGAGCTCATCGAAAAAAATGTGCAAGTACGTATGATGGGTTATCGAGAAGATTTGCCAGAACATACGCTTCGCGCGCTGGAAGAAGCGGAGCGAAAAACAAAACATAACACAGGGCTCATACTCAATTTTGCCTTGAATTACGGCAGTCAACGGGAAATCGTCGAAAGTGTTCGTCACATCGCTCGCGAAGTTGAAGCAGGTAGACTGAACGTAGACGATATCGAAGAAGCAACGATACATTCGCACTTGCTGTCCAACGGCTTGCCTGATCCTGATCTGCTCATTCGCACAAGTGGAGAATTGCGTTTAAGCAACTTCATGCTATGGCAACTGGCATACAGCGAGCTATGGTTCACCGATATATATTGGCCGGATTTCAATGAACAACATTTGAGGGAAGCTGTAATCGAATACCAAAGACGCTCCCGAAGATACGGTGGACTACAATAG
- the pyrH gene encoding UMP kinase, translating into MEQPVYKRIVLKVSGESLAGQAGYGIESEMINSIAEQVKEVVEMGVEVAIVCGGGNIWRGIAGSEKGIDRGTADYMGMLATVMNSLALQDALEQIGVPTRVQTSIAMQQIAEPYIRRRAIRHLEKGRVVIFAAGTGNPFFSTDTTAALRAAEIEADVILMAKNKVDGVYSADPFKDETAEKFDQLTYMEVLNRNLGVMDATASSLCMDNNLPLIVFAITEQGNIKRVVRGEKIGTIVKGSVD; encoded by the coding sequence TTGGAACAACCGGTTTATAAACGCATCGTACTGAAAGTTAGCGGGGAGTCGTTGGCAGGTCAAGCGGGCTACGGCATTGAGTCCGAAATGATCAATTCCATTGCTGAGCAAGTTAAGGAAGTCGTGGAAATGGGTGTAGAAGTCGCAATCGTTTGCGGCGGAGGAAACATTTGGCGCGGCATTGCAGGAAGCGAAAAAGGAATCGACCGTGGTACGGCTGACTACATGGGCATGCTTGCTACAGTCATGAACTCGCTTGCATTACAAGATGCGCTCGAACAAATCGGCGTGCCGACCCGTGTTCAAACTTCGATTGCCATGCAGCAAATTGCGGAACCATACATCCGCCGTCGTGCGATTCGTCACTTGGAAAAAGGGCGTGTTGTTATTTTTGCAGCAGGTACGGGTAATCCGTTCTTCTCAACAGATACAACAGCAGCGCTTCGTGCAGCGGAAATCGAAGCAGACGTTATTTTGATGGCGAAGAACAAAGTTGATGGTGTGTACTCTGCTGATCCGTTTAAAGATGAGACAGCTGAGAAATTCGATCAATTGACATATATGGAAGTGCTTAACCGCAATTTGGGTGTTATGGATGCTACAGCTTCCTCGCTTTGCATGGATAACAACCTTCCGCTTATTGTGTTTGCGATTACTGAGCAAGGAAACATTAAGCGTGTTGTTCGTGGAGAAAAGATCGGAACGATTGTTAAAGGGAGTGTTGATTAA
- a CDS encoding DUF342 domain-containing protein, producing MSMTLALEDYIDITFSEHKLHAYLHFVKYDESFGCTFEQLESFVRSHEVRFGVLTKVLQEIASNPVAFKQGATMIAEGKPSVSGEDGYIRMLIKSGEQEQRPLEHEDGTVDLKQVKNLDNILKGQRIAQRIPARPGIAGIDVTGEPLKSKDGKEARFKIGKNVVVDQDGNFMYATIDGLIARTDREKINVFPVYEVNGDVDYRTGNIDFVGTIVIRGNVLTGFTVKASGDIRVYGGVEGALIEALGSVEVTGGIIAGNKGLVKAGHNVKCSFIQEANVSAFNDVLVTQSILHSHIRAGKQVACNGTKGLIVGGIIQAGERVSARTIGNTMSTATVLEVGVQPDLRNELTQLRSNLRTSIDGLEKTEKALRLLDQLASTGQLTGEKLGLRIKLNSTKKQVVQEQTEIRDRIFEIEKMLEDTTTARVDVFNVIYGGSKIVIGRNTRFVKDASKRVTFRLSEGDIVMNAYQ from the coding sequence GTGAGTATGACATTGGCGTTAGAAGACTACATAGATATTACATTCTCAGAGCATAAGCTACATGCCTACTTACATTTTGTGAAATATGATGAATCGTTTGGATGCACGTTCGAACAATTGGAATCGTTTGTACGCAGTCACGAGGTACGGTTTGGTGTACTAACTAAAGTGCTGCAAGAAATCGCTTCTAATCCAGTTGCCTTTAAGCAAGGAGCTACGATGATTGCAGAAGGCAAGCCGTCTGTCAGTGGGGAAGATGGATACATTCGTATGCTAATAAAAAGTGGTGAGCAAGAACAACGACCGCTTGAGCATGAGGATGGTACTGTGGATTTGAAACAGGTGAAAAACCTGGACAACATTCTTAAAGGTCAACGTATTGCTCAACGCATTCCAGCTCGTCCGGGCATTGCGGGTATAGATGTAACCGGTGAACCATTAAAGAGTAAAGACGGAAAAGAGGCACGTTTTAAAATCGGTAAAAATGTTGTCGTGGATCAAGACGGCAACTTTATGTACGCGACGATTGATGGACTTATCGCGCGTACCGATCGAGAAAAAATTAACGTGTTCCCCGTATACGAAGTGAACGGAGATGTCGATTATCGCACGGGCAACATTGACTTCGTAGGCACCATCGTCATCCGTGGTAACGTATTGACAGGCTTTACGGTAAAGGCTTCTGGAGACATTCGGGTTTATGGTGGAGTTGAAGGTGCACTTATCGAAGCGCTCGGTTCGGTTGAGGTTACGGGTGGTATTATTGCAGGAAACAAAGGATTAGTTAAAGCGGGACATAACGTAAAATGCTCGTTTATTCAAGAAGCTAACGTTAGTGCGTTTAACGATGTTCTCGTTACGCAAAGCATATTGCATTCTCATATTCGAGCAGGTAAGCAAGTGGCTTGCAATGGTACTAAAGGACTTATCGTTGGCGGCATTATACAGGCTGGTGAGCGTGTATCTGCACGAACGATCGGGAATACGATGTCCACGGCTACTGTCTTAGAAGTTGGCGTCCAGCCAGATTTACGCAACGAGCTAACACAACTTCGCAGCAATTTAAGAACGAGCATAGACGGCTTAGAAAAAACCGAAAAAGCACTTCGTTTGCTTGATCAGCTTGCTTCTACTGGCCAATTGACAGGTGAGAAGCTCGGTTTGCGTATAAAGCTTAATTCTACAAAAAAGCAAGTTGTGCAGGAACAAACGGAAATAAGAGATCGTATTTTTGAAATCGAGAAAATGCTTGAGGATACGACAACAGCACGTGTCGACGTGTTTAATGTTATTTATGGCGGATCCAAAATTGTAATTGGTCGTAACACTCGCTTTGTTAAGGATGCTTCTAAAAGAGTGACGTTCCGGCTTAGCGAAGGCGACATTGTCATGAATGCATATCAATAG
- the rpsB gene encoding 30S ribosomal protein S2 yields the protein MAVISMKQLLEAGVHFGHQTRRWNPKMDKYIFTERNGIYIIDLQKTVKKVEEAYNFVKSLAGENGTVLFVGTKKQAQDSVKEEAERAGMYFINQRWLGGTLTNFQTIQKRVDRLKKLETMEQDGTFELLPKKEVILLRKEKDRLEKFLGGIKNMKELPSALFVIDPRKERIAVAEARKLGIPIVGIVDTNCDPDEIDYVIPGNDDAIRAVKLLTAKMADAIIEANQGEQTTA from the coding sequence ATGGCAGTTATTTCCATGAAACAGCTTTTAGAAGCTGGTGTACACTTTGGTCACCAGACTCGTCGCTGGAACCCAAAAATGGATAAATATATCTTCACAGAACGTAACGGGATTTACATCATTGACTTGCAAAAGACAGTGAAAAAAGTAGAGGAAGCTTACAATTTTGTAAAATCCCTCGCTGGTGAAAACGGAACAGTATTGTTCGTTGGAACTAAGAAGCAAGCTCAAGACTCTGTTAAAGAGGAAGCTGAGCGCGCTGGTATGTACTTCATCAACCAACGTTGGTTGGGCGGTACATTGACTAACTTCCAAACAATCCAAAAGCGTGTTGATCGCTTGAAGAAGCTTGAAACTATGGAACAAGACGGTACATTCGAATTGTTGCCTAAGAAAGAAGTTATCTTGCTTCGCAAAGAGAAAGACCGTTTGGAGAAGTTCTTGGGCGGTATCAAGAACATGAAAGAATTGCCAAGCGCATTGTTCGTAATCGATCCACGTAAAGAGCGTATTGCAGTTGCAGAAGCTCGTAAATTGGGTATCCCAATCGTTGGTATCGTTGATACGAACTGTGATCCGGACGAAATCGACTACGTTATCCCTGGTAACGACGACGCGATCCGTGCGGTTAAATTGCTTACTGCGAAAATGGCTGATGCTATCATCGAAGCTAACCAAGGCGAGCAAACAACAGCTTAA
- a CDS encoding 1-deoxy-D-xylulose-5-phosphate reductoisomerase, with protein MKRIAVLGSTGSVGTQTLDVVLQHPEHFKVEALAAGRNAALIVEQAHRFQPRKVSVQDRATADQIREQLPQGTELFYGEEGLIEVAAHTEADTVVTAVMGSVGLHSTLAAIEQGKTIALANKETLVTAGHLVTQAAKRKGITLMPVDSEHSAIFQCLNGESLDTIRTMTLTGSGGSFRDLNRQQLEGVTVEQALKHPNWSMGAKITIDSATMANKGLEVIEAHWLFGVLYEQIDVLIHPESIIHSFVEFKDGSIMAQMGVPDMRVPIQYALTYPERIHNPAPSLNLAQIAQLHFRELDLARYPMVGYAYECGKLGGTATTVFNAANEIAVARFLRGEISFLDIERIVEKAISQHVPISHPSLEAIEEIDQQTRKQAMSNG; from the coding sequence ATGAAACGGATTGCCGTACTAGGCTCAACAGGTTCCGTTGGAACACAGACATTGGACGTCGTGCTGCAACACCCAGAACATTTTAAGGTTGAAGCTTTAGCAGCAGGCCGAAACGCAGCGCTCATTGTTGAGCAGGCGCATCGTTTTCAACCGCGTAAAGTATCGGTACAAGACCGGGCAACAGCGGACCAAATTCGGGAGCAATTACCGCAGGGTACTGAGCTGTTCTACGGTGAAGAGGGACTAATAGAAGTGGCTGCTCATACAGAAGCGGACACTGTGGTTACCGCTGTTATGGGGAGCGTCGGCTTACATTCAACATTAGCTGCAATCGAACAAGGCAAGACGATTGCACTAGCTAATAAGGAAACGCTTGTAACGGCAGGGCATCTTGTAACCCAAGCCGCCAAACGTAAAGGCATCACGCTTATGCCTGTTGACAGCGAACATTCAGCTATTTTCCAATGCTTAAATGGGGAATCACTGGACACGATTCGAACGATGACATTAACGGGCTCCGGTGGTAGTTTCCGCGACCTGAACCGTCAACAATTAGAGGGCGTGACAGTGGAGCAGGCACTTAAACATCCCAATTGGTCAATGGGTGCTAAAATTACAATTGATTCCGCAACAATGGCCAATAAAGGTTTAGAAGTTATCGAGGCGCACTGGCTATTCGGTGTTCTATACGAGCAAATTGACGTTCTGATTCATCCAGAAAGCATCATTCATTCATTCGTTGAATTTAAAGACGGCAGTATTATGGCGCAGATGGGCGTCCCAGATATGCGTGTACCGATTCAGTATGCATTGACTTATCCTGAACGCATCCACAATCCTGCTCCTTCACTTAACTTGGCGCAAATTGCTCAACTTCACTTCCGCGAATTGGATTTGGCACGGTATCCGATGGTCGGTTATGCTTATGAGTGTGGCAAGTTAGGCGGCACGGCTACGACCGTGTTTAACGCAGCGAATGAAATTGCAGTTGCTCGTTTTTTACGAGGAGAAATTAGCTTTCTTGATATTGAACGGATTGTCGAAAAAGCAATATCGCAGCATGTACCTATTTCGCATCCGTCACTAGAAGCAATCGAGGAAATCGATCAGCAAACGCGCAAACAAGCAATGAGCAATGGATAG